The Streptomyces rimosus genomic interval GACCTTCACCAGGCGCTTCCGGCAGGAAACGGGTCTGTCCCCGGCCGAATGGTTCGCCGCCGCCCGCTTGCGGCACGCACGCCATCTACTGGAATCGACGGAGCTGCCCGTGGACGACATCGCCGCGAAAACCGGCATGGGCAGCGGGACGAATCTGCGCCAGCATATGCGGGCCGCGCTGAATACCACGCCGTCCGCCTATCGGCGGGCTTTCCGGTCGGCCGGGGCGTAGGGGAAGGAGGGGGAGCGGAGTCGCCCCCCCCCCGCTGTATGTTGAACATGCAACCACCTCCCACGAGAAGGCGACGCCGCAATGAGCAACGTCGAAGTGAAACCCGCCGAGTTGCGCTGCGCCCCGGGGGCGCAGGTGCCCGGGATCGAGGTGCTCGCGCCGCGTGACGTGCCGTTGGGCGGGCCGCGGGCCATGACCGTGCGCCGTACGCTGCCGCAGCGCTCCCGTACGCTCATCGGCGCCTGGTGCTTCGCGGATCATTACGGGCCGGACGATGTCTCCATGACGGGTGGCATGGACGTCGCCCCGCACCCGCACACCGGGCTGCAGACGGTGAGCTGGCTGTTCAGCGGGGAGATCGAGCACCGCGACAGCCTGGGCACCCACGCGTACGTACGGCCGGGCGAGCTGAACCTCATGACGGGCGGCCGCGGGATCAGCCACTCCGAGGTGTCGACGGGGCGGACCACCGTGCTGCACGGGGTGCAGCTGTGGGTGGCGCTGCCCGCGGAACACCGGCTCACGGACCCCGACTTCCGGCACCACGTGCCCCGCCCCGTAGAGCACGGCGGGGCCGGGGTCAGCGTGTTCCTGGGCACGCTCGCGGGCGTGACCTCGCCGGTGCCGACCTTCACCCCGCTCCTCGGCGCCGAGATCGTCCTCGCGCCGGGCGCGACGGTCACCCTCACCGTGGACCCCGCTTTCGAACACGGCCTGCTCGTCGACCAAGGCCCCGTCCGCCTCGCCGGCACCCTGCTGCACCCGGCCGAACTGGGCTACGCCTGCCCCGGCCGCGACACCCTGACCCTCACGAACGAGTCGGACACCCCCGCCCGCACGGTCCTGCTCGGCGGCACACCGTTCGAGGAGGAAATCGTCATGTGGTGGAATTTCGTGGGGCGTTCGCACGCGGATATCGCGGAGGCCCGCGAGGAGTGGATGGCGGGTGATCGGTTCGGCGAGGTGCATGGTTACGACGGTGACCGTCTGCCCGCTCCCGAACTTCCCACGGTGGCTCTGAAACCGCGGGGGCGGGTGCGCTGAGCCGGAGCCGATACGGGCCGGGCGCGCGACAATTCCCGACCAGCGCGGAATTTCCCGGCCAGGACAAACAACAGCCCCCGTTCGCGAGCCGCAACTCGCGAACGGGGGCTGTCGGCTAGGGATATACCCGGAAGCCTCAGCTCCGCCGACGGCGGAACGCCTTGCGCACGAAGTGCACGATCAGCCAGATCACCACGATGATGATCACGATGAAGAGGATCACCAGCACGATGAGGAAGATGCCGAGCTTCTTGAAGAAGCCCTTCTTCTTCTTTTCCTTCTTCTCCTTCTTGTCCTTGGAGCCGAAGGCGGCCTTCGCGTGGTGGTGGAAGGAGGCCGGGGCGGCGTCCGCCTGTGCGGCCGGGGCGCCGGCGGTCTGCTGCTGAGCGCTGTGGGCGACGTGGGCGACCGCCGGAGCCGCGGGCGACGCCGCTGCCGCGGTGCCCGCCGCGCCCATCAGGCCGAGCAGCAGGGCCACGACGACTGCGGTGATACGGCCGCTCGTCGACAAAACGCCGCGGCCGGTGCGTACGGCATGTTCGGAAGGCTTGTGCTCGGTGCTCATCCGGTCGGTTTCCCCTCGTGGTTGGTGCCGGGCACGGCGCGTTGATCGCGTCGCGCGTCAACCATTATGGGCGGCGGTCATCCCCGCCGACGTGCGTACTTCGAGCAACGAGGCGCTGTGCCGCTCCGCCTCGAACGCGTCCCGCCCGCCGCGCAGGCCGAACAGCCGCTTGCTGAGCAGGATGTACAGAACGGCGATGATGTTGATGACCAACGTGGCGATCTTGAGCCAGCTGACCTTCTCCGTCAGCTCGTAGATCTCCAGTGGCAGGAACGCCGCCGTGGCCACCACCGTCAGGTACTCCGCCCAGCGCTTGGCGCGCCACAGACCAACGCCCTCGATGATCTCGACCAGCGCGTATGCCACCAGCAGGCCCGCGACGATCAGCAGCGTCGAGTGCTTGTAGCCGAAGGTCTTCTGGATGGTGCCGACCACCGGCGAGTGGTCGAGGTCGTAGTGGAAGTGCCCGGCCACCGGCCGCAGGACGTCCAGATATTCGTCGAAGAGGCGGCGTACGGCGTCCTGGCTGTTGCTGAACTTCCACACGGCCAGCGCCACCAGCACGATGAACACGCCGCGCAGCGCCCGCTCCACGGCCAGGAAGCGCAGGATGAACGTGTCCCGCAGCACCTTGCCGCGCGGTACGAGCGGCGCGTCGGCCGCCGGTCCGGCGCCGCGCGGCGCTCCGAGGGCGAAGTCCCCGCAGCGCAGGCAGCGCCACGCCTCGCCCAGCGCGGTGTCCGCGCGCAGCCGGTCCTGGAGTTCCGGCTCCTGTGGCAGGTACGTGACGTGTCCGCGGCGCGCGCAGGTACGTCGGTTCCAGTCGATCTTCATGGCGGACGCCCCCGTAAGGCTTCGTCGTCGTGCCGTGACCGTCCCGCGGCACGGCCGGGCAGAGCCGGCCGACGGAGACGGACCGGCC includes:
- a CDS encoding pirin family protein; translation: MSNVEVKPAELRCAPGAQVPGIEVLAPRDVPLGGPRAMTVRRTLPQRSRTLIGAWCFADHYGPDDVSMTGGMDVAPHPHTGLQTVSWLFSGEIEHRDSLGTHAYVRPGELNLMTGGRGISHSEVSTGRTTVLHGVQLWVALPAEHRLTDPDFRHHVPRPVEHGGAGVSVFLGTLAGVTSPVPTFTPLLGAEIVLAPGATVTLTVDPAFEHGLLVDQGPVRLAGTLLHPAELGYACPGRDTLTLTNESDTPARTVLLGGTPFEEEIVMWWNFVGRSHADIAEAREEWMAGDRFGEVHGYDGDRLPAPELPTVALKPRGRVR
- a CDS encoding DUF2127 domain-containing protein, yielding MKIDWNRRTCARRGHVTYLPQEPELQDRLRADTALGEAWRCLRCGDFALGAPRGAGPAADAPLVPRGKVLRDTFILRFLAVERALRGVFIVLVALAVWKFSNSQDAVRRLFDEYLDVLRPVAGHFHYDLDHSPVVGTIQKTFGYKHSTLLIVAGLLVAYALVEIIEGVGLWRAKRWAEYLTVVATAAFLPLEIYELTEKVSWLKIATLVINIIAVLYILLSKRLFGLRGGRDAFEAERHSASLLEVRTSAGMTAAHNG